The nucleotide sequence CAGCCTGATCAGAGGGAACCGAACGATCGCTTCGGTTCCCTTGCCTTTCTCGCTGCGAAATTCGAGGGTGCCCTTCATCACTTCGATGATCCGGAACGTGACCATCAGACCGAGACCGGTCCCCTTGGTCTTCGTAGAAAAATACGGCTCGCCGAGCTTGGCGATCTGTTCCGCATCCATGCCTAACCCGTTATCCGCGATCCGAATGACGATCTCGGCGCCTTCCGCGTAAGCGTGCACCTCGATGTTCCCCTGCTCTTGGAACGACTCGATGCTGTTCTTTATCATATTGATGATCGCTTGCTTGAACTTCGACACGTTGCCCAGCATGAGCAGGCGATCGGAGGCTTGGACGCGAAGCGTTCCCCCGTGCAGCATGACCATCGGCCCCATAATCGTCTCGATATTGCACAATTCTTGCTTGACGTCCATCGGCGCGACCGAGTCCTGCTCGGGCCTCGCGAACGTCAGAAAATCCGAAATGATGACGGACGCCCGATCCAATTCGCTGATCGCCATCGTGTAATGGCCTTTGGTATCGTCGTCGGCCCTGCGTAACAGCAGCTGCAAGAAGCCCCTCGTCACCTGCAGCGGATTGCGGATTTCATGCGCGATCGACGCGGCCAGGTCGCTGATGACCCGCATTCGCTCCGTCTTCTGCAGATGGTGGCTGTGCAGCTCCAGCTCCCTCGAGTAGGCGAGCAGCGTGGAATAATCGGCGGCTATTCTGCGAACGAGCACCAAGACGAGGCTAAGGATCAGAAACACAAGGCCGAATTTCCACAAGTAAAACACATGCGGCCGATGAAGGACGGAAAGCAAGACCAGATCGGCGATGCCGGATATCGCGAGTCCGAGGATGCCGCTCGAGAGTATGAGAGAATCCCGGTTTCCCCGGAACGCATTTCGGAAAGCGAGCCCGATCGTGACGAGCAGCTGAAGGACGATGAGCGGAGCCAGGATATAGAACGTAAAGAGCTTATAGAAAAAGTAAAACGATTCGCCGACCCAAAGATGCGCGATCAAAACCAGGAAGCAGAAAAGGTAATAGCCGATAAGCCATCGAACGGGCTTCTTAAAGAAGGCCGCCGAGTGTTCATAGAGATGAATCGAGAAATAAAACAGCGACGGGAACAACACCAGCATGGCCGCATCGAATACGAACAGCAGCAGTCGTCCGAGCTCCGGATAATAATAGAAGGGCAAGGACGAATAAGAAGCGATCAGCATGCCCGTGGAGAGGACGAACAGGCTGAGCGCCGCCGCTTGTTTCCGATGCTTCCAGAGCGAAAGTCCGGTAATCGCGAGCATGACGATGCCGAGGAACGAGATCGCGGCGCCGAGCAACAGATTCGGCATCTCCGCGCGTACATTGTCCGACGACAAGGCGTCGAAGGCGCCGACGCGAACGGGACTGCCGATTCCGGCGCGTTCCTTCGATTCGATGCGGATCAGAATCTCGCTCGCCGCGGAATTCGCCGTAAGCGGAACGAGCGCAATGTTTCGTTCGAAATCGTAGCCGCGCGAAGCGCGAAAGATCGCTTCCCCGTTCTCGTAAACGGTGTAGTCAAGTCCGTATAGTCGCTGAATATACAGCCCCGGGCTTCTCCATTCGGAAGACGCCGGCACGGTCAGCCGGATCCATGCTCCGACGGCGCCGTCCGGAATCGTAGTCAGGGGACGGCTCACGGTCGCGGAATGCCAGGGACCGTCCGAGACCGCGGGTTCGCCGCTCGCCTCCGATGCGTCGATCCAACGGACGTCCCATTCCGTAACGGTCCTCTCGGGAACGATCGGCTGCGCCGCCTTCGGCATGCCGAACCAAACGACGAGTACGACGCCGCACAGTAGGAGTAATACGACAGGAAGTCGGAACGTTTGCATGTTGCACCTCTAGAAGATATACGAACTATAAGACTACCTACCTTTTCGACAAGATTCGCGCTAATCCTGTTTCTTTCGACGAAAGATTGAGAAACTTTTCCATTCCCCGTATCGTCGACCATGGTTTCGGTTGCTTGCGGCGTCTCGCTTCTGATACACTCTCGATAATATATTATTGATTCATCACTAACATGGAAGGAGCTTAACGTTATGGCGAAGAACGACACGGCTTCGATAAACCGAAGGGCGGACATTATTTCGGCCGCGATCGAGGTATTCGCGGAGTTGGGGTATTACCGCACGACGACGATGCAGGTGGCCAAGCGGGCGGGGATTTCGCAGCCGTATATTTTCCGGTTTTTCGCGACCAAGGAGGAGCTGCTGCTCGCCGCTTTGGAAGCGTCTTGGCGGCGAATCGCCGACGCCTTCCGCCAAGTCGTCGCGACCGCGTCGCCCGATCGATTGGAGCGGGAGCT is from Paenibacillus antri and encodes:
- a CDS encoding sensor histidine kinase, encoding MQTFRLPVVLLLLCGVVLVVWFGMPKAAQPIVPERTVTEWDVRWIDASEASGEPAVSDGPWHSATVSRPLTTIPDGAVGAWIRLTVPASSEWRSPGLYIQRLYGLDYTVYENGEAIFRASRGYDFERNIALVPLTANSAASEILIRIESKERAGIGSPVRVGAFDALSSDNVRAEMPNLLLGAAISFLGIVMLAITGLSLWKHRKQAAALSLFVLSTGMLIASYSSLPFYYYPELGRLLLFVFDAAMLVLFPSLFYFSIHLYEHSAAFFKKPVRWLIGYYLFCFLVLIAHLWVGESFYFFYKLFTFYILAPLIVLQLLVTIGLAFRNAFRGNRDSLILSSGILGLAISGIADLVLLSVLHRPHVFYLWKFGLVFLILSLVLVLVRRIAADYSTLLAYSRELELHSHHLQKTERMRVISDLAASIAHEIRNPLQVTRGFLQLLLRRADDDTKGHYTMAISELDRASVIISDFLTFARPEQDSVAPMDVKQELCNIETIMGPMVMLHGGTLRVQASDRLLMLGNVSKFKQAIINMIKNSIESFQEQGNIEVHAYAEGAEIVIRIADNGLGMDAEQIAKLGEPYFSTKTKGTGLGLMVTFRIIEVMKGTLEFRSEKGKGTEAIVRFPLIRLD
- a CDS encoding TetR/AcrR family transcriptional regulator translates to MAKNDTASINRRADIISAAIEVFAELGYYRTTTMQVAKRAGISQPYIFRFFATKEELLLAALEASWRRIADAFRQVVATASPDRLERELIAAYEEIMTARRSETLLQMQAQTMRDEPIRTAMQSGYRDVRGIVLEAFRVRGLPDPEERAKLFLARGMLCNVSMALDLPELMEG